In the genome of Buchnera aphidicola (Acyrthosiphon lactucae), the window AAAATCCGCGTAATGTTGGATCTTTTTCTAGTTCTGATCTTAATGTCGGTAGTGGATTAGTAGGAGCACCTGCTTGTGGTGATGTAATGAAATTACAAATAAAAGTTAATGAAAAAGGAATTATTGAAGATGCGTGTTTTAAAACATATGGCTGTGGTTCTGCTATAGCATCAAGTTCATTAGTTACTGAATGGGTTAAAGGCAAATCTATAATAGAAGCGGAATCAATTAGGAATACTACTATAGTAGAAGAATTAGAACTTCCTCCAGTAAAAATTCATTGTTCTATTTTAGCAGAAGATGCTATCAAAGCAGCAATTGCTGATTATAAAAATAAAAAAAATTTAAATTAATTTAATAATTATTTAATGTTGAAAGAATATTTTCTTTCAACATCCTAGTTTTTATATTTCATATTATTAATTATAATATAGGGTGTGTATGAATTATTTTACATTGTTTAATATGCCAAAAA includes:
- the iscU gene encoding Fe-S cluster assembly scaffold IscU; the encoded protein is MAYSKKVMDHYENPRNVGSFSSSDLNVGSGLVGAPACGDVMKLQIKVNEKGIIEDACFKTYGCGSAIASSSLVTEWVKGKSIIEAESIRNTTIVEELELPPVKIHCSILAEDAIKAAIADYKNKKNLN